The genomic DNA gataaaaataaaaatgaaacaataaataaatttaaacatgtACCAAAGTCAttgtatttaagtaaaaaactgtaaaaaaaaaaaaaaaaaaaagcacagacaTGGAAAACAATcctaaaaatattacataaatataGAGAAAACTAATTATAATactatatgtaaatatttgtttttgtcttattgcaaTATTGGCATcgttatgaataaaaaaattgaaaatttatgattttttaattaGACAAAACCTAATTACAATggaataataacaaaaatccCTTTTAGTTTGAATaaccagaaatataaaaataaatgcatttgaattaattaaataaattaacagtGAAGAAAAAGTAGCCGAAATTGACTGCTTCCCCAATTTAAACCCCttttacaaacttttaaaaatcctataaattataagaaaaaaaagcaattaaatgcaaactttttgTCATCATAAAGAATTTTTGTATTCAgaatttacttaaataaaattaatatttgatcTATTTCAGGTTACACCCAATGAAAACGAATAAATAAATGgctttgttttcataaaataaaagctattgAATTACATTATTGGAAAAAACTACAGATAGGTTTGCTTGTTGATAAGCAACCACATCTTTCCAGTCTCcagtatttaaatctttaaccTGCAGTTTCTGATTCTTAGCCGGCTCAGAGTTTTCTTTCGGAACCATAAGATGCAGCGGTTCTGCTGCGATCGAAGCTTCATTTTCTCCTGACCCCTGCAGGGCCGGCTGGTGTACGGGAACTACGGCCGTCAGAAGGATCTGGACTTTGTTCAGGGGAAAGTTGACCTTAAAGGCGCCGTCCTGCTGCTGCGAGCCGGAAAAATCCCTTTTGCACAACAGGTATGTGTAGatcagtctttctcaaactgtggtggTCCACGggcgccccctagtggtccACGATATACGTAAACAACCGTTATTTGTTACGTTAGCTCAAAGTGCGACGCTACAGCTAGCTTACCAGAGGAGTgtgttgaaaaataataatggataagTGGCTTAAGTCAATTTATACCGCAGCATATACGGAAAACcacaaatgcaaaaattcaaCCATAGAAAAGTCTACTGTCAATCTCTGtatgttaaagaaataaaaagactaaattattttattttcatttacagTTTGAGTCAGTTTGTAGATCTATATATACATCTCGctatttatatatctatatagatatatataccTACTGATAGATAGATATAGTTATATCTAGATATATCTCTGTAGATCTATATATACAGATCTATACATCTCTcactatttatatatataaggTATATacctatatatactgtatatacagtatatataggtatatatatactgtatatatatatacactgtatatacagtatatatatatatatatatatatatatatatatatattgctttaGATTCACTATTGTTGACTTTTTCTACGAGCaagagaaaatattgaaaagaaagtTGTTTGATCAGGAAgtgaatctgtttttgtttcaggtgGACAACGGCGCCAAGATGGGAGCCCATGCTGTTCTGATCTACCTTGATACTGCAGATTACAAACTTGCCACAGACACTGAACTCTACGGACATGTCAGttcaaaacaaagtcaaatataGATTCTTTGCAcattattgtttacatctggaaattttaGGCACaccgctggagggcaaaaagactattctttCCGTAGCCGCAGTAAAACAATCTTGTCAACAAAATTAAACCTAGAGATGTAGggattattaatttagtgcagtgcgccacagcaaagggaaaaataacgcagaaaaaccgaaaacagaaaaatcactgGTGGGAttcattttttctgttctctgtgtCGGCTATgtgactcgttgccatagcaactgactgacaacaacgccactaatgtatcaggattcagcaccccaaaaaaacactcaagcatttcccacacaaagaacagaacattcagtctgttacagtattatgtttttagtAGAGGTGTGCAGATCGATCCCTAGTTTTTAagctttatgtttatttgcGATTATTAAGTGATTACTGTAGTAGATTAGCTACCactgctattagctaatctaacaGCGGtagttgattagctaatttaaacacttgctctactgatgatctgtcagagagtTGGTATGTGCATCGTCTTTTTTATATTGcaactgaaccgaaacacacAGAACTCcacatcacatctacatgttatGGTTATCAAAGTCAAGCTAGTACAGGGatccccaaagtcggtcctcgaggaccggcatcctgcatgttttaattctctccctggtttaacgcacctggatcaaatgatggctcgttagaggcctaagaagaacattgacttgCTGTAAAGGCTGTcggtaccaccagggagagaactaaaacatgcaggatgccggtcctcgaggaccaactttggggacccctgcgCTAGTACAACTGAACTACTTTCCTCTCCCtcgctatttttttcttaattaaaacttttttctgacctCATCTATTAGTTTTAGTGTTGATATTAGTAGCAATGCACTGCATCCCTTTTACTTTTATACATCACgcatacatttaaaacaactcaaCAGGTAAAACGAATGGCAGTCATTATCGgtgagcagctttttgccctccacCAAGTACCTCTTTCGCCACCCTGCAAAGGGTCTTCACCCAGcaggaaaccaaaaaaaaaggtttcctaTTCATTCATCTTTCGATTCCAGGTCCATCTTGGTTCTGGGGACCCATACACCCCTGGATTCCCATCCTTCAACCATACCCTGTTTGCCCCAATGGAGTCAGCTGGCCTCCCAAACATCCCGGCCCAGACCATCACTGCCAGCTCGGCTACAACTCTTCTAAAGTTAGCAACTTAACCATACTGCATGACGGATGTAGCTGAACCGTTTTTGTTTCAGGGTGGAGGTTGTACTGCACGATTTAAGTTATTCTTAAAATCAATAATTGGGTGCTCAAGTCTGAATTTCATTGTGGATTCCGAAAACAGATGCAAGTTATAAATTAATGAGTGAATCTAAACATGacgtattagggccattgtagatagagaggaggaagaaaagtaaaattctgaaatctcagaaattttatttttaaaaaaatttaaaaatttctgagtttcaaaagtttaaaaaaaattaacttttgaaaattttgagcttcaaaagtcagaaattttgacttttcaagctcagaaaatGTCCGTTTAttgtagaatttttttattttttagattaacctcaaatttctaaatttttagcacattttcaacttttcaaactcaaattcttgtttttttttttgtaatacatttttgagattaatctacaAATCTCTGAATTGAATCAAAAACCTGGATTTTCTCCTTACCATAACATAAAAGGCTACATTTTTCATAGTATTTCAAAAAACGTTcaattttaacattgttttgtgtttgttgtaacAAATACTGACGGACCAAACAAAAAATTGTGGTTTTTCACATAGTTAAACTCGGAAATATTGatcaaatataacaaaacaggaacttTTTAGGTTgttaaatagaaaattaaaagatgaaaagaataaaatatgtaaaatactTAATACCCCTTGAACAGAGATATTTTGTTGTCTGTGGTTGCTCTTGAAGGAATGTTAAAACTTTGCTCTATAAAGTGCTTTAACTCACCAGTCTTGAAAATCAATCGTGCTTATTGGCGCCATGTCTTTTGTCATTAAATCCTCGCTTTCGTGTCACATCAACCGTCTTTAAATGAGAGGTTGACGCTGCTTCGCCATGACGCTCTTAAGGTGAAACTTGtggagtgtttatatttcataacAGAGCCGTATAAAGTGATTTTTATATCCCACAACGGACTCTGTATGAACTACTTGTCTTTCCCGTTACGAGGGAGCTCCgccattttgtttctgaacGGCTCCACTTAaggatgaccagcggcgccctctgctggatggcggccaaactacaacattaaaagaaagtCTAAGCGGACGTTGCTAATAGATTGGAACcgattttaatctaataaaccattaatccacaattaattttaagttgattaattgtttgcatccctaATATATAGATTCACACTTtctaaaactgatttaaatgttgaaagaaTCACATTTGGATAGATAAAGGCCTTTCAAGTACTGTACTTTTTCAGAAGTTTCACAAAGCAGGTGGAGGAGTTAGAGGAtgtattaatatatttgagtttatttgcataattaTGAGTGTGCAAAAtggaaaatccacaataaatacaaaattatgcACCcagttttgtcagtttcagcATAATCATGCTACTGAAAAAAGAGCaatttcaataaatcattaaaaccccttaatttgaaaacataaaattaacttttctgtTCGTCGTTCTCAGGAAAATTGGAGGCCCTGAAGTAGATACAAACAGTGACTTCAAAGGTGAGCTAAAGTCTGTGGTTTACAAGCTGGGTGGCAGCCAGAACATCACTGTGGAGGTGAACAACGTGTTGGTCAATAAGGAGATCCACAATGTGTTCGGCGTGATCAAAGGATTTACTGATCCTGGTaggttttttctgttgtttcgtGATCTTAGTTATTAAATGTAAGGGTGCTGAGCtaagttttaatttgaatattcAGATCGTTATGTTGTGCTGGGAGCTCAGAGGGACGCCTGGGGGAGAGGTTACACCAAGGCCACTGTTGGCACCTCGGTGCTGATCGAACTGGCCAAGGCCTTCCAAGAGATGGTGAAAAAAGGTAAGAAGTCTAATTGTAAATATCATGTTTTTCTTGctcattttacatttactatGATTTACTTCTATTTCTGAATgtaagaaacaggaaaaacaaacgaTAGGCAGCAGCCagtctgcaaaaacacaaaatcttattttggtctagttcctAGTGCCAATATAttaatacacttgaaacaagacagaACTGACTTATAGATAgcctttcagcaagatgtaggaacttatttttagtcaataatttattcatattgatgagaaagtacAAGttcaattggcagattattttacttataacaaggtaaaaatattttgttgtaagTGAATTTGTCTGCCaatggaactttttcatcaatattaagaaattattgagttaTTTCTTGCCGAAAAGGCgcttgtaatttagttttacttatttcaagtgtattagcAAATTTGCATTGGAAACTGGAACAGAAGTACTTGGTAagacattgtttgtttttttgcagtgaaattgGTGAAGATGTCACCCCAAACTTAAACCATCTTGGATACCTATTAAACTGGCACTCTGCGCAGGGATTTAAAAGTTCAGTCTGTTGTTTGCCATGAATGGCCTCTTACTGTTGTGGGCACTGCTAGCTAAGAAGTTGGCTAACTCTAAAGGAATTAAATTCCCTTAGATATTGTATGTGTTTATGTCTTGTTCTTTACtatccatgttttattttgctcctgtaaatttgaaataaagttactgggtgggaaagaaagagaaaacatgaggaGAGGAAACGGAAGCTTAAACAGTCTTCAcctatttcaaaataagagcatgaatataaactaTAAACTACTTTAAGGATTCTTAAGTCAGTAACCAAAACTTCAgtacaaatgttgcattttatttaactaaatgtttacaaaaaagcCAATTAAATTAGCGGTTTAGAATTCAtccaaaaaaatgtatgtaaggGAAGCTAATGGATTTTAAagttagccaaaatgctaaagaGCTAAGTGAAAAATTAGCTATGTATTAGCAGATTACTGTGAGTGAGCCCATCATTTTCCACTTTGTATACAAATCCTAtttcaaagaacatttttagtacttaagataattttttttgtctcttcaaactgaaatttatatatttaaaaaaaaaagtatttttatacaAACCAAATATTGACTTAAGAATCTGAATTTGGTGTGGGAAACTTTATGTCCTCAATTTtgatttacaaacaaaacaaaagattctgttaaatatctggaaaagtatgacatttttatctaaaaaatatgTAGGAGCCTTATTCTTTCTTCATCATAAAAGCTTTATATgcttttatataaagaaaaactgaatgttgAGATTGAAAAGTTTAAGCTCTTTTGctggtttaaaactttaaaaattttcCCCGTTTTAGATGATTTCAGGCCGAGAAGAAGCATAATATTTGCAAGCTGGAGCGCTGGAGAGTTTGGAAGTGTTGGCGCCACCGAGTGGCTGGAGGTATGAACTACATGTTTAAACTGAACTTTCTGCTTTGGgagaaaaatgcttaaataagttgttttgttttgttgtttttagggtTACATGTCCTCTCTTGACCGAAGTGTCTTTACATACATCAACCTGGATGGAGTAGTCATGGGTACGCactgtaaaaaccaaaacatgttgGAAAAAGTAGCTAAAACTGATGAAGCTTACGTCTAACAGGTCAAGAAAGGTTCATCGCCTCTGCAAGTCCGCTGCTGTACAGCCTCATTGAGAGCACGATGAAGGAGGTAAAACACAACTTTATGATGAACCGCAAACTAACTGAAACTGCTGGCCGATAAATTATtgagataaataataatattgacattttaagaccatttttcagctaataataataatggcataTTAGTACACCCTcccaaagatttaaaaaaaaaaaaccttcaatttcTAAAGAATAGCTTGTAATGGAActggtaaatattttaaatagcGAAGCCAAATCAATAAACAAGGATTTTTTACTCAAATGTTTgcagtatttttcaaaatggcggcTTTATAATGGTATTAAAGGGAAGTGTCTTTTTAATTGTTGTCCAAATGGAAATagtcaagctcattttaattaatcatgtgaatatttgatttattgtgacatttgTCTGTTTCTTGCAGGTGAACATGCCTAGAAAATCTGTCTCAATTTACCAGGCGATGGGAGGAAATAACTGGGAGTCCAGAGTGTAAGTAGGAGATcccctgaaaatgtttttatttcttcaaatgaagtgagatttttttttattcaccatTTAGTgcacataaaacacacattgcAGACTAACAAACAGAGGTATTTAtctataaaataacaaataaccaACTAGATAATTCCccaaaaatctaacaaaaactaaatacatgGAAGAACACCATGAATCAAAGTTACATAACTTGTGGTTAttcttctgtaaaaacaaataatcaatgTTATTTGTATGTTATTTGGGAGAAAGAGTAGGCGGTAAATGTACAACCAGAGAATCGTTCCTATTTTGCTTCTGCTGTTATTCAAGCgaatttttgctaattttacctaaataaagtttaaaaatacacCTTGGGCTTCTTGTTTTCATccaattgttatttatttattttttgtttaatttggtaGGAATTGTTAGTGACAGTACTTGTGATTATTgttgaaatgattattttttcttttggaagatgtttttattttaaggcttttttacCTTTTACCTGCAGAACCACTTCAGAGCTGATTAGTTCAAATTAAGGTGGAGAAGGAGATTTTCTCAGAACAATACAAAACTGAGGTTGTTGTTCGaaacaaccaaaataacaataattaaaatggataCATTTGAATTAATCCATTTTAAAGCATAACTACTAGTTTCATGCTGTACACATTTGggattacactgcaaaaacacaaaatattaccaagtattttgtcttgtttctagtgaaaatatcttactacactttaaataagacaaaactaatttacaatttacttttcagcaatatgTAGCAGCTtgatttaagttaataattccttaatatcaaTGAGAAAAGTACTagctccattggcagattatttaatttataacatgggaaaaatgttttagaagtgaaataatctgtcaatggaagTAGAactttttccattaatattaaggaattatttacttcaaataagctcctatttcttgctgaaaagtttcttttaagttagttttttcttatttcaagtgtactaatatatttgtaaatgaatctagacaaaaatacttacgactttgtgtttttgtagtgtaatAATCCCACAATTTAACTCAACAATCAGTCTTATATTGAGTTTTTTTAAGCCAAATGCAACGCTACCGTAGAAAAAAAcgtatttttgaaaaagtatttgtcctGCTTGCAGACTGAGGACGATGTCGATGGAAGATCCTGCTTATCCTTTCCTGGCTTTTGCTGGAATTCCCTCTATGTGTTTCCACTTCATCCAATCAAATGTAAGTTTTActcttaaaacataaatattttttttattctgaaaggttTCAGTTAATAGTTTGGGGTGAAATcagattaatcagattactCGTGataaatttgctgaaagaactaCATACTCAAAGCAGtaataaagcaaaaactgtaaaaaaaaagcatatacattttgcaattaagataaaaaaaactttgtttgtaaatatattctaccCAGAACAAGTTAactgtcagttttaaaaatctcctatcaatcacatttttcatccaattattaatcagttaacccaaaaaataatcaacagatcagccctgcACTGTAAATGATCAAGTTGTTCACtgaaggaatgctgttattgcattttaggcaataaaatgttaatttttaatttataaaatgacttacatttttttaattttttgtgtatttttaatattaaataggcataagtggttaaattaaaaatctgcaaaatgcaTCCATTTTCATatcagattaatcaattaattagcAGAATAATCAGGTACTAAATTAATCTGAAGATGCAGCTCTACTAATAACATTTGTCATTAAATAATAGAGTTTTTCAGTcatgaaataaattacatatgCTTAAATGTCCTTCCAAATTATAATGCAAGTGTCAATtttagttgttataaatatCTAGCAAATGGCAGAAACAACGCAAAcatgtaattaattacatttactttattgataccaaaagggaaattaaatgttaattcaaattcttcaaagagttattgtagaatTTGAATTAagatgagttacaacaacaatCAGAAAGGTTAATGGGATCAGTACCTGGAAATAATATGCAAGATgtcttattgttttaaatattggctaaatgaaagtattttattgtattgatCCCCAACTGGGCTGTTGTAACTTCTTAATGTGTTAAAGTTGCGGTCCTAAATATGGCTTTGTTGTGGTTCTGTTTAAAGTCCGAGTCGTACCCTTACTATGGCACCGGCCTGGACAACATGGACCACCTGAACTACCGAACGAGCCAACGCACCAGCAACGTCACGGCCACGGCGGCACAGTTTGCTGGCCTGATGACGCTGCGTCTGGTCCATGACCACCTGCTGGGTCTGGATGTGAGCAGATACTACGGCCCCATCACCAAAGCTGTGGTCCAGGTCTACAAACGGGTCAACCAGCTCACTCAGGTTCGGACCTTTTCCACCTGATTCACATTTaggatgcatttttttatagaaTTAAGTGGAGTAGTCAAGATTAGGGCTGGGTGATACactgattttattgattaattgaatattttgtttttaacgacttcatttttggaaaatctgcgTCCTCGgcggcagccatcttgtttcaca from Xiphophorus couchianus chromosome 21, X_couchianus-1.0, whole genome shotgun sequence includes the following:
- the tfr1b gene encoding transferrin receptor 1b isoform X2; its protein translation is MNSERYSRFTLQPSENGERHAEVNLSDYAADGDTAAEAPGSPSFRPAPLHHSSRTVAFIILGILMVFLGGYLVGFISHHKPKVESDCGPSSTDKIGGMDPGKPSPTLSWKDVSQLLTSKLSSEAFKKTLKDFDLKSRSAGSEEDMGLANRIFNTFKTLGMTPWTDIYYVQLQTPDTQNPNTVHFGSDIIKPVGYLAYSKLDRVEGRLVYGNYGRQKDLDFVQGKVDLKGAVLLLRAGKIPFAQQVDNGAKMGAHAVLIYLDTADYKLATDTELYGHVHLGSGDPYTPGFPSFNHTLFAPMESAGLPNIPAQTITASSATTLLKKIGGPEVDTNSDFKGELKSVVYKLGGSQNITVEVNNVLVNKEIHNVFGVIKGFTDPDRYVVLGAQRDAWGRGYTKATVGTSVLIELAKAFQEMVKKDDFRPRRSIIFASWSAGEFGSVGATEWLEGYMSSLDRSVFTYINLDGVVMGQERFIASASPLLYSLIESTMKEVNMPRKSVSIYQAMGGNNWESRVLRTMSMEDPAYPFLAFAGIPSMCFHFIQSNSESYPYYGTGLDNMDHLNYRTSQRTSNVTATAAQFAGLMTLRLVHDHLLGLDVSRYYGPITKAVVQVYKRVNQLTQSGQLKDVSPNWLNRARGSYRRAADAIAGAIANTDLTDEESCRILNDRIMKVEHSLLSPYVSVVEAPFRHLLLGRGPHTLAAIAEAQDLEKLRLHLALATWNLQGCANAMAANVWDIDDDI
- the tfr1b gene encoding transferrin receptor 1b isoform X1 yields the protein MDKIRAQFQRMMNSERYSRFTLQPSENGERHAEVNLSDYAADGDTAAEAPGSPSFRPAPLHHSSRTVAFIILGILMVFLGGYLVGFISHHKPKVESDCGPSSTDKIGGMDPGKPSPTLSWKDVSQLLTSKLSSEAFKKTLKDFDLKSRSAGSEEDMGLANRIFNTFKTLGMTPWTDIYYVQLQTPDTQNPNTVHFGSDIIKPVGYLAYSKLDRVEGRLVYGNYGRQKDLDFVQGKVDLKGAVLLLRAGKIPFAQQVDNGAKMGAHAVLIYLDTADYKLATDTELYGHVHLGSGDPYTPGFPSFNHTLFAPMESAGLPNIPAQTITASSATTLLKKIGGPEVDTNSDFKGELKSVVYKLGGSQNITVEVNNVLVNKEIHNVFGVIKGFTDPDRYVVLGAQRDAWGRGYTKATVGTSVLIELAKAFQEMVKKDDFRPRRSIIFASWSAGEFGSVGATEWLEGYMSSLDRSVFTYINLDGVVMGQERFIASASPLLYSLIESTMKEVNMPRKSVSIYQAMGGNNWESRVLRTMSMEDPAYPFLAFAGIPSMCFHFIQSNSESYPYYGTGLDNMDHLNYRTSQRTSNVTATAAQFAGLMTLRLVHDHLLGLDVSRYYGPITKAVVQVYKRVNQLTQSGQLKDVSPNWLNRARGSYRRAADAIAGAIANTDLTDEESCRILNDRIMKVEHSLLSPYVSVVEAPFRHLLLGRGPHTLAAIAEAQDLEKLRLHLALATWNLQGCANAMAANVWDIDDDI